In a single window of the Candidatus Tisiphia endosymbiont of Nemotelus nigrinus genome:
- a CDS encoding cytochrome b, whose protein sequence is MNESNYSKQSNTSKSNSVIEWIDYRLPVFSFFKHLGEYRTPKNLSYLWNLGSIAGIALVIQIITGIILAMHYTPHVDYAFESVEKIMRNVNYGWLIRYIHSVGASMFFATVYLHICRGLYYGSYKKPRELLWHIGIIIFLTMMATAFMGYVLPWGQMSYWGATVITNLFSAIPIVGKSIVTWLWGGFSVDNPTLNRFFALHYLLPFIIVALVLLHLVALHIHGSNNPKGIDVKSPKDTIPFHPYYTVKDFVGFGVYFLIFAFFVFYQPNYLGHPDNYVPANPLVTPAHIVPEWYFLPFYAILRAVPSKLGGVILMFSSILLLFVLPWLDSSKVRSSNYRPMFRTAFWLFIFDCLILGYLGGQPAEEPYITLSRFAATYYFFHFLIAVPLISKYEKTLPLPDSI, encoded by the coding sequence ATGAATGAAAGTAATTATTCTAAACAATCCAATACGAGCAAATCCAATTCAGTAATAGAGTGGATAGACTACCGGTTACCTGTTTTCTCGTTCTTTAAACATTTAGGCGAATATCGAACACCCAAAAATTTGAGTTATCTATGGAACTTAGGGTCAATAGCTGGTATTGCCTTAGTAATTCAGATAATCACTGGTATTATTTTGGCTATGCATTATACTCCCCATGTCGATTACGCCTTCGAAAGCGTTGAGAAGATTATGCGTAATGTCAATTATGGTTGGCTAATACGTTATATACATTCGGTTGGAGCATCGATGTTTTTTGCTACAGTTTATCTACATATCTGTAGAGGGTTATATTATGGCTCATACAAAAAACCTAGAGAATTATTATGGCATATAGGTATAATAATTTTTCTTACCATGATGGCTACTGCCTTTATGGGATATGTGTTACCTTGGGGACAAATGAGCTACTGGGGAGCAACGGTAATCACCAATTTATTTTCAGCTATACCTATCGTTGGTAAGTCGATAGTTACTTGGCTTTGGGGAGGGTTTTCAGTTGATAACCCTACACTTAATAGGTTTTTTGCTTTGCATTATTTATTGCCTTTTATTATAGTAGCTTTAGTACTACTCCATTTAGTAGCATTACATATTCATGGTTCAAATAATCCCAAGGGTATCGATGTTAAATCACCTAAAGATACTATCCCTTTTCATCCGTATTACACGGTAAAAGACTTTGTTGGATTCGGTGTTTACTTTTTAATATTTGCCTTTTTTGTCTTTTACCAACCAAATTATCTAGGGCATCCTGACAATTACGTACCAGCTAACCCTTTAGTTACTCCGGCTCATATAGTTCCAGAATGGTATTTTCTGCCATTTTATGCCATTTTACGGGCAGTACCATCAAAGCTAGGTGGGGTAATATTAATGTTTTCTAGTATTTTGCTATTATTTGTCTTACCTTGGCTTGATAGCTCAAAAGTTAGGAGTAGCAATTATAGACCAATGTTCCGTACCGCTTTTTGGCTGTTCATATTTGACTGCTTGATACTTGGATATCTTGGAGGACAACCAGCGGAAGAACCTTATATTACCTTAAGTCGATTTGCTGCTACTTATTATTTCTTTCATTTTCTTATTGCAGTGCCACTAATTAGCAAATATGAAAAAACTCTGCCATTACCGGATTCTATATGA
- a CDS encoding pentapeptide repeat-containing protein, translated as MFYEILKFFKSFKYLKIRLIIITLLLFLTGCLDSSRDANGLLSNSQSLIIRNYIAEQNKNKLPVNIKNKFGSNLRGLKIVGVKLINEDLSGVDLSLCEISRVDFSGANFENAFLAKSIIQESDLSSAILKNISAYESDFQASIFENAHLENSNFVQSNFEDTDFIKANLENVNFENAKLTKAVFDDAIISKSNFQKSNLVESSFKKAAISHSIFYGTDLRQILANYVNITDCYCESVDLTGADFTGAIINNSDFTHAITNQAQLKNIKLTNSLFSFSSFQSTNFSNAIIESCNFENSNFNNVQLKQVQIQNSMMDNAHFNDTSIQYLSIKNCHSILLKLNKINIANADIENSNLASTLLNNSSVKQSTIINSDLTSSELINSNFSNTQFNKVNFTKTLIQNTVLNGVKFVNNYFYQIAIINSDLSEVIFDSSPIVNSQLNNVRYKDTNFINSDFNRNIVLNNQDFYKFKSVNTIYSVKDLEQVKDLSNINLQGLNLLGMVFNQTIFSDSVLKGVDLSNAVIHSCVLQNTDLTMTNLSGADFSKSSLIGSNLESAKLYNTNFNDTDLTNVNFIRAFVSKISLVNAKLDGTRGLDGSEQ; from the coding sequence ATGTTTTATGAAATACTCAAATTCTTTAAATCATTTAAGTATCTCAAAATAAGATTAATTATTATAACTTTGCTTTTATTCCTTACCGGTTGTTTGGATTCTTCAAGAGATGCAAATGGTTTGTTATCTAATAGTCAGAGTCTTATTATTAGGAATTATATAGCAGAGCAGAATAAAAATAAGCTACCAGTAAATATTAAGAATAAATTTGGTTCAAACTTGAGAGGCTTGAAGATAGTAGGTGTTAAACTGATAAATGAGGATCTTTCTGGCGTTGATTTAAGTCTCTGTGAAATATCACGGGTAGATTTTTCAGGAGCAAATTTTGAGAATGCATTCTTAGCAAAGTCTATAATTCAGGAAAGTGATCTCTCTAGTGCTATATTAAAAAACATATCAGCTTATGAGTCAGATTTTCAAGCATCGATATTTGAAAATGCCCATTTGGAAAATAGTAATTTTGTTCAATCAAATTTTGAGGATACAGATTTTATTAAGGCTAATTTAGAAAATGTTAATTTTGAAAATGCCAAGCTTACTAAAGCTGTATTTGACGATGCTATTATCAGTAAATCTAATTTTCAGAAAAGCAATTTAGTAGAAAGTAGTTTTAAAAAAGCAGCTATATCACATTCTATTTTTTATGGTACAGATTTGCGGCAAATATTAGCTAATTATGTCAATATAACTGATTGTTATTGTGAGTCTGTAGATCTAACGGGAGCAGATTTTACTGGAGCTATTATTAACAATTCAGATTTTACTCATGCTATTACTAATCAGGCTCAATTAAAAAATATAAAGCTTACTAACTCGTTATTTTCTTTTTCTTCTTTTCAGTCTACAAATTTTTCCAACGCAATTATTGAAAGTTGTAATTTTGAAAATAGCAATTTTAATAATGTACAATTAAAGCAAGTACAAATTCAAAATAGTATGATGGATAATGCTCACTTTAATGATACTAGTATACAGTATCTATCAATAAAGAATTGCCATAGCATTTTGCTTAAGTTAAATAAAATTAATATTGCTAATGCTGATATTGAGAATAGTAATCTTGCCAGTACATTATTGAATAATAGTTCTGTCAAACAATCAACTATTATTAATTCTGATTTAACCAGTAGTGAGTTAATAAACTCTAATTTCTCTAACACTCAATTTAATAAGGTAAATTTTACCAAAACACTTATACAAAATACTGTTTTAAATGGGGTAAAGTTTGTTAATAACTATTTCTATCAGATAGCTATCATAAATTCAGATTTATCAGAAGTAATTTTTGATAGTTCGCCAATCGTAAATTCTCAATTAAATAATGTGAGATATAAAGATACTAATTTTATTAATTCAGATTTCAATAGAAATATTGTATTAAATAATCAGGACTTTTATAAATTTAAGTCGGTAAATACTATATATTCTGTAAAAGATTTAGAGCAGGTGAAAGACTTATCAAATATCAATTTACAAGGTTTAAATTTGTTAGGTATGGTATTTAACCAAACTATTTTCTCAGATTCCGTTCTTAAAGGGGTTGATTTATCTAATGCTGTAATTCATAGTTGTGTATTACAGAATACTGATCTAACTATGACAAATTTAAGTGGTGCAGATTTCAGTAAATCGTCGCTTATTGGTAGCAATTTAGAATCTGCTAAACTTTATAATACAAATTTTAATGATACTGATTTAACAAATGTTAATTTTATCAGAGCTTTTGTTAGTAAAATATCTTTAGTTAATGCAAAGCTAGATGGCACCAGAGGGCTTGATGGTTCAGAGCAGTAG
- the truB gene encoding tRNA pseudouridine(55) synthase TruB, producing the protein MFYHNNRLPVKIAYWLNIYKPKGISSAKLVSIVKRNLAGAKVGHCGTLDVEAEGVLPLAIGEATKLVRILVDAKKTYIFTLQFGKQTDTADASGKVIGVTDYIPNENDCHNICKKFIGTITQRPPAFSAIKVNGIRSYKLARENLTVELTPRNIEIYNLECVNFNHQNNQATYKVECSKGTYVRTLAEDIALSLQSLAFVLELQRTKVGIFTASNAIKLSELDVQNQGTKKFLEEKSIKIEAVLDDILVLDATTDQAKKIIYGQKCYFDCLEKIELVWIRYQNSLLAIGSLSENCFNSLRVFNL; encoded by the coding sequence ATGTTTTATCATAATAATAGACTTCCTGTAAAAATCGCTTATTGGCTTAATATCTATAAACCTAAAGGCATCAGCTCAGCAAAGCTTGTTTCTATAGTTAAGAGAAACCTTGCAGGAGCTAAAGTTGGTCATTGTGGAACCTTAGATGTTGAAGCGGAAGGTGTACTACCTTTAGCAATTGGTGAGGCAACAAAGTTAGTACGAATTCTGGTAGATGCAAAGAAAACCTATATTTTTACCTTACAGTTTGGCAAACAAACTGATACAGCAGATGCCTCGGGTAAAGTGATAGGCGTTACTGATTATATTCCTAACGAAAACGATTGCCATAATATCTGTAAAAAATTCATAGGTACAATTACACAACGTCCTCCTGCCTTTTCTGCTATAAAAGTTAACGGTATTAGATCCTATAAATTAGCACGAGAAAATTTGACTGTCGAATTAACCCCTAGGAATATTGAAATATATAATCTAGAATGTGTCAATTTTAACCATCAAAATAACCAAGCTACCTATAAGGTAGAATGCTCTAAAGGTACGTATGTAAGAACCCTAGCAGAAGATATTGCTTTATCCTTGCAAAGTTTAGCATTTGTGTTAGAATTACAGCGTACTAAGGTTGGAATATTTACAGCAAGCAATGCTATTAAATTATCAGAACTTGATGTACAAAACCAAGGAACAAAGAAATTCCTTGAAGAAAAAAGCATAAAGATTGAAGCAGTACTGGACGACATCCTGGTACTTGATGCTACTACTGACCAAGCTAAAAAAATTATTTATGGTCAGAAATGCTATTTTGATTGCCTTGAAAAGATTGAATTAGTTTGGATTCGATACCAAAACTCCCTTTTAGCAATTGGTAGCTTGAGTGAAAATTGCTTTAATTCTTTACGAGTATTTAACCTATAA
- a CDS encoding sigma-54-dependent transcriptional regulator → MMSIDVLVVDDEADIRDLVSDILKEEGFTTKAAANSVQAFKILQERTPAAIILDIWLQGSELDGLGILEIVKKRYPLMPVIIISGHGTIETAVNAIKMGAYDYLEKPFSHDKLVILLKRACEATKLKRENLDLKSKVIDKTELIGNSHITTKLKSDIEKAALSTSRILIQGKIGSGKELAARLIHKKSKRANAPFVIFSPVCMDPERIHQELFEGINNHGVKRPSILEVANNATLYIDEISGLPVSVQVKLLKFLQEQMFHKPGSKPIRLDIRIIAATSNIIQEEISKGELLEDLYHRLNVISLKVPSLYDRKDDMSALVKYFVRQLSKFSGLKAREFSDETIAAFQVYSWPGNIRQLRNVIEWTLIMNPLSSNSNQMIKPTMIPPEILVNGSGPTKQEDNVDIMIMPLREAREIFERQYLSTQMHRFNNNISKTSAFVGMERSALHRKLKLLNLHIPTNKFNDEDFHDHYE, encoded by the coding sequence TTGATGTCCATAGATGTTCTTGTCGTTGATGATGAAGCAGATATTAGAGATTTAGTCTCAGATATTTTAAAGGAAGAGGGTTTTACTACCAAGGCTGCTGCTAATAGTGTTCAAGCTTTTAAAATACTCCAAGAGAGAACTCCAGCAGCGATTATTTTAGATATTTGGCTGCAGGGTAGTGAACTTGATGGACTTGGGATTTTGGAAATAGTAAAAAAACGTTACCCTCTAATGCCTGTGATAATTATTAGTGGACATGGTACTATTGAAACGGCAGTAAATGCTATCAAAATGGGTGCCTATGACTATCTAGAAAAACCGTTTAGTCATGATAAGTTAGTGATTTTGTTAAAAAGAGCCTGTGAGGCAACTAAATTAAAACGTGAAAATCTTGATCTAAAATCAAAGGTTATTGATAAAACTGAGCTTATAGGCAACTCCCACATTACCACCAAACTTAAATCTGACATTGAAAAAGCTGCTTTATCTACTAGTAGAATACTTATTCAAGGCAAAATTGGTAGTGGTAAAGAACTAGCTGCTCGGTTAATTCATAAAAAATCAAAAAGGGCTAATGCACCTTTTGTAATTTTTAGTCCAGTATGTATGGATCCTGAGCGTATTCATCAAGAGTTATTTGAAGGAATAAATAACCATGGTGTTAAACGTCCTTCGATATTAGAAGTAGCAAATAACGCCACTTTGTACATAGATGAGATTAGTGGTTTACCAGTTTCAGTACAAGTAAAATTACTTAAATTTTTGCAAGAACAAATGTTTCATAAGCCAGGAAGTAAACCAATAAGACTAGATATAAGGATTATTGCTGCAACTTCTAATATTATACAAGAAGAGATAAGTAAAGGTGAACTGCTGGAGGATTTATATCATCGATTAAATGTTATTTCTCTAAAAGTTCCGTCTTTATATGATAGAAAAGATGATATGTCTGCATTAGTAAAGTATTTTGTTAGACAACTTTCTAAGTTTTCTGGTTTAAAAGCCCGTGAATTTTCTGATGAGACCATTGCAGCTTTTCAAGTTTATAGTTGGCCAGGTAATATAAGGCAATTACGTAATGTAATAGAGTGGACTTTAATTATGAATCCATTATCTTCAAATAGTAATCAAATGATCAAGCCAACTATGATACCGCCAGAAATTCTAGTTAATGGTTCTGGGCCTACAAAGCAGGAAGATAATGTTGATATAATGATCATGCCGTTAAGAGAAGCAAGGGAGATTTTTGAAAGACAATATTTATCTACTCAAATGCATCGATTTAATAATAATATTTCTAAAACTTCTGCCTTTGTAGGTATGGAACGTTCAGCTTTACATCGTAAATTGAAATTACTCAATTTACATATTCCTACTAATAAATTTAATGATGAGGATTTTCATGACCATTACGAATAA
- the pnp gene encoding polyribonucleotide nucleotidyltransferase, which yields MFEEITKTIEFGGKTLELTTGKIARQADGAVMIKMGETVLLCTAVSAKEAKEGIGFFPLTVHYKEMAFAAGKIPGGFFKREGKGSEKEVLVSRLIDRPIRPLFHPAFLNETQVICTVLSYDPECNSDILAIIGASAALALSAAPYQHIVAASRVGLIDGKFILNPSFNQLKTSKLDLVVAGTDTSVMMVESEADLLSEEQMLEAIEFGHKALQPVIGLINDLAKIAGKAKIQPTELFPTSLKEQISSIVQEDIKNAFAIKLKQERLLAVKQIHDTIKRHFAEDIANNNLTNAQIEFALKEVESDVLRHDILKKNIRIDGRKPTDIRNIACEVAILPKTHGSSLFTRGETQSLVVTTLGTGQDEQIVDSLDGEYKERFMLNYIFPPYSVGEATPVRAPGRREIGHGKLAWRAINRMLPTKEQFPYSIRVVSEITSCNGSSSMATVCGSSMALMDAGVPIKTSIAGIAMGLIKEDDKFIVLSDIIGDEDHLGDMDFKVAGSTEGITALQMDIKISGVTFEIMKHALVQAKLGRVHILQEMDKAINKTNNNISQHAPCIHSFKIDKDKIRDVIGPGGKVIREICDTTSAKIDISDDGNVTVSAVGKEKLDMAIAKIKLIAIEPEIGGIFNGTVVKILDSGAFINYLGNRDGFIHISEISKERIESVSSVLKHGDIVKVKLIGFDNKGKAKLTIKNIDATTIPNVTNNHKSEPYKDNTDNNGNKRESAKKWQNNKPSSEDETVTKERKYFN from the coding sequence ATGTTTGAAGAAATAACTAAAACGATAGAATTCGGTGGAAAAACACTTGAATTAACAACTGGTAAAATTGCTCGCCAAGCTGATGGAGCAGTTATGATAAAAATGGGAGAAACTGTCTTGTTGTGTACTGCTGTAAGTGCCAAAGAAGCAAAAGAAGGGATAGGATTCTTTCCACTTACTGTCCATTATAAAGAAATGGCATTTGCTGCTGGTAAAATACCGGGCGGTTTTTTTAAAAGAGAAGGTAAAGGGTCAGAGAAAGAAGTATTAGTCTCACGCTTGATCGACCGACCAATTAGACCATTATTCCACCCAGCTTTTCTTAACGAAACCCAAGTAATTTGTACTGTTCTTTCATACGATCCTGAGTGTAATAGTGATATATTAGCAATTATCGGTGCATCCGCTGCATTAGCTTTATCTGCAGCACCATACCAACATATAGTAGCAGCCAGCAGAGTCGGTTTGATAGATGGTAAATTCATCCTAAACCCTTCTTTTAACCAGTTGAAAACCAGTAAATTGGACTTAGTAGTGGCGGGAACCGACACATCAGTTATGATGGTTGAGTCTGAAGCTGATCTATTATCCGAAGAGCAAATGTTAGAAGCTATTGAATTTGGTCACAAGGCATTGCAGCCTGTAATTGGATTGATTAATGACTTAGCAAAAATTGCTGGGAAAGCTAAGATACAGCCTACCGAGTTATTCCCTACCAGCTTAAAAGAACAAATTAGTAGCATAGTGCAAGAAGATATTAAAAATGCTTTCGCTATTAAATTAAAACAAGAAAGACTATTAGCGGTAAAGCAAATACATGATACAATTAAGCGGCACTTTGCAGAAGATATTGCTAATAATAATCTCACTAATGCTCAGATTGAATTCGCTCTCAAAGAAGTAGAATCAGATGTACTACGTCATGACATATTAAAGAAAAATATTCGTATAGATGGTAGAAAACCAACAGATATAAGAAACATAGCTTGTGAAGTTGCAATACTGCCAAAAACACATGGTTCAAGCTTATTTACTAGAGGAGAAACACAAAGTTTAGTAGTCACCACCCTAGGAACTGGTCAAGATGAACAAATTGTTGATAGTTTAGACGGAGAATATAAAGAGCGTTTTATGCTCAACTATATCTTCCCCCCTTACTCAGTAGGAGAGGCAACCCCGGTAAGAGCTCCTGGTCGCAGAGAGATAGGGCATGGCAAACTAGCATGGAGAGCCATTAACCGCATGTTGCCAACTAAAGAACAGTTTCCTTATTCCATTAGGGTGGTATCAGAAATTACCTCCTGTAATGGCTCATCATCCATGGCCACTGTTTGTGGTAGTTCAATGGCTCTTATGGATGCTGGAGTACCGATCAAAACTTCTATAGCAGGTATTGCTATGGGTTTGATAAAAGAAGATGATAAATTTATAGTTTTATCTGATATTATTGGGGATGAAGATCATCTTGGAGATATGGACTTTAAAGTAGCTGGTAGCACAGAAGGTATAACCGCCCTACAAATGGATATTAAAATATCTGGCGTAACATTTGAAATAATGAAACATGCTTTAGTTCAAGCAAAGCTTGGTCGTGTTCATATTTTACAAGAAATGGATAAGGCTATTAATAAAACCAATAACAATATCAGCCAACACGCCCCTTGTATTCATAGCTTTAAAATTGATAAAGACAAAATTAGAGATGTTATAGGACCTGGCGGTAAAGTAATACGTGAAATTTGTGATACAACATCAGCTAAAATTGACATAAGTGATGATGGTAATGTAACTGTTTCGGCAGTAGGTAAAGAGAAGCTAGATATGGCAATTGCCAAGATTAAGTTAATTGCCATTGAGCCTGAAATTGGTGGCATATTCAATGGAACAGTTGTAAAAATATTAGACTCTGGAGCATTTATAAATTATTTAGGTAATCGTGATGGATTCATCCATATTAGTGAGATATCAAAAGAACGTATTGAATCTGTATCTAGTGTTTTAAAACATGGGGATATAGTAAAAGTTAAACTTATTGGTTTTGACAATAAAGGCAAAGCTAAATTAACCATAAAAAACATTGACGCTACCACTATTCCAAACGTTACAAATAATCATAA
- a CDS encoding DUF2670 domain-containing protein, whose translation MWQALRRLIAANPMGVFLWSIIAKWYVMIAVASLVVLFWVAKGLEKVGLINYVTTATTEILDTSKSIAQHCTPKLGPNFESLTNFWKCLGDPPKYEVHDEITGEKTLEDGLKKLLPNDGTVPEMLPYRNPYDSPENSNDSNDKSTDGK comes from the coding sequence ATGTGGCAAGCTTTAAGAAGACTAATAGCAGCTAATCCTATGGGGGTGTTTTTATGGAGTATCATAGCCAAATGGTATGTTATGATAGCTGTTGCGTCTCTGGTAGTACTATTTTGGGTAGCTAAGGGACTTGAGAAAGTTGGGCTTATAAACTATGTAACCACTGCTACAACTGAAATTCTTGATACGTCCAAATCAATTGCCCAGCACTGCACTCCCAAATTAGGTCCCAATTTTGAAAGTTTAACCAATTTCTGGAAATGTTTAGGAGATCCTCCAAAATACGAGGTTCATGACGAAATAACCGGCGAGAAAACTTTAGAGGATGGATTAAAGAAGTTATTGCCTAACGATGGAACTGTACCGGAAATGTTACCTTATCGTAATCCTTATGATTCTCCTGAGAATTCTAATGATAGTAATGACAAATCAACTGATGGTAAGTAA
- a CDS encoding biotin transporter BioY: MTITNKKILPSLIVNNYVVIAKVMMGVAALFAGAQIVIPLKPVLISMQTVVISIIAFTYSPRLSFATVLVYITAGIVGLPMFLKMSGGLHYFLGATGGYLTGYLIAAPIMSILKSKFSKEFTGTYSRHLSMFCACLIGHIIIYFLGVSWLATIIGVKQAIYSGFIIFIPTGLVKILVFSSIYSYIKGSKNVL; encoded by the coding sequence ATGACCATTACGAATAAGAAAATTTTACCAAGTTTGATAGTAAATAACTATGTTGTAATTGCTAAGGTAATGATGGGGGTAGCCGCTCTGTTTGCTGGAGCACAAATTGTTATTCCTCTCAAGCCAGTACTGATATCCATGCAAACGGTGGTGATTAGTATTATTGCTTTTACTTATAGCCCAAGACTTAGTTTTGCTACGGTTTTAGTTTATATTACAGCTGGCATAGTAGGGTTGCCAATGTTTCTCAAAATGTCAGGTGGCTTACATTATTTTCTTGGGGCAACAGGTGGTTACCTGACAGGATATTTAATCGCAGCTCCTATAATGAGTATACTTAAAAGTAAGTTTTCTAAAGAGTTTACCGGAACATACTCACGTCATTTGAGTATGTTTTGTGCTTGTCTTATAGGACACATTATAATTTACTTTTTGGGAGTTAGTTGGTTAGCAACAATTATAGGAGTTAAACAGGCTATTTATAGCGGGTTTATAATATTTATACCGACCGGCTTAGTAAAAATCCTAGTATTTTCTTCTATATATTCTTATATAAAAGGCAGCAAGAATGTTTTATGA
- a CDS encoding heme exporter protein CcmB: MRKLIQLIKWEYLIQNRINNLSKYLFIFFLFCIFSAALINDQADIKKFGVIFSVIVLPIALTGFSSLIFQQDVEDGSLELLLSNFNESEIIAAKLIAIIFSSLTSVLLNMPIIYIIFDLDMLTVRYLFINLTLLLILSSSLLVLIGAVQSYFRSNTNLLAILIMPLLIPNIIFSGLVLQNFDNINLIFVMIGVDMLLVPIIFYLSSYLIKNIYNI; the protein is encoded by the coding sequence ATGCGTAAACTAATACAGTTAATAAAATGGGAATATTTAATTCAAAATCGTATTAATAATCTTAGTAAATATCTATTTATATTTTTTTTATTTTGTATTTTCAGTGCTGCTTTAATTAATGACCAAGCGGATATTAAAAAATTTGGAGTTATTTTTTCAGTAATTGTTTTACCGATAGCTCTAACTGGCTTTTCTAGTCTAATATTTCAGCAAGATGTCGAGGATGGAAGTTTGGAGTTACTATTATCTAACTTCAATGAGAGCGAAATTATTGCCGCTAAATTAATTGCCATAATTTTTAGTTCCCTCACTAGTGTTCTATTAAATATGCCAATAATTTATATTATATTCGATCTCGACATGCTAACAGTAAGATATCTTTTTATCAATCTGACTCTACTATTAATTTTGTCTAGTAGCCTATTAGTTTTAATTGGAGCTGTTCAAAGCTATTTTAGGTCAAATACTAATCTACTAGCAATATTAATCATGCCGCTACTAATACCCAACATAATATTTAGCGGTCTTGTTTTACAAAATTTTGATAATATAAATCTAATTTTTGTTATGATTGGTGTCGATATGCTCCTTGTACCAATCATATTTTATCTCTCATCCTATCTAATTAAGAATATTTACAACATTTAA
- the petA gene encoding ubiquinol-cytochrome c reductase iron-sulfur subunit has protein sequence MSNTNCYDKPTRRDFITLTASSMVAVGAACATYPLVDSFNPSADVLALSSIEVDLSNIPPGQTLTVKWQGKPVFITNRTPEKIAEARNVNLSELIDPELDQDRVKSGHDKWLVTIGICTHLGCVPLANQGDYDGWFCPCHGSQYDSSGRVRKGPAPLNLAVPPYEFISDTKIKIG, from the coding sequence ATGTCAAATACTAATTGTTATGATAAGCCAACTCGTAGAGATTTTATAACCTTAACTGCCAGCAGTATGGTGGCAGTTGGAGCTGCGTGTGCTACCTATCCTCTTGTTGATTCATTTAACCCTTCAGCGGATGTTCTAGCTCTATCTTCAATAGAAGTGGATTTATCTAACATTCCACCAGGTCAAACTCTTACTGTTAAATGGCAAGGTAAGCCGGTTTTTATTACTAATAGAACTCCAGAGAAAATTGCTGAGGCAAGAAATGTAAATCTTTCCGAGCTAATAGACCCTGAACTTGACCAAGATAGAGTAAAATCTGGGCATGATAAGTGGTTGGTAACTATAGGCATCTGCACACATTTAGGTTGCGTACCACTTGCCAATCAGGGTGATTATGATGGCTGGTTTTGCCCATGCCATGGTTCTCAGTATGATTCATCTGGTCGGGTTCGTAAAGGACCAGCCCCTTTAAACTTGGCGGTCCCACCATATGAATTTATCTCTGATACAAAAATTAAAATCGGATAA
- the rpsO gene encoding 30S ribosomal protein S15, whose product MSVTAQRKQQLITEYATKENDTGSSEVQCAILTERISNLTEHFKTNHKDFSSRRGLLMLVGRRRRLLDYIKKQSLSRYLSLINKLGIRK is encoded by the coding sequence ATGTCGGTTACAGCACAGCGTAAGCAACAATTAATTACAGAATATGCTACTAAAGAAAATGATACTGGTTCTAGTGAAGTGCAATGTGCAATTCTAACTGAAAGAATTAGCAACTTAACAGAGCATTTTAAAACTAATCACAAAGATTTTTCCTCAAGGAGAGGATTATTAATGTTAGTTGGTCGTAGGCGTCGATTATTAGATTACATCAAGAAACAAAGTTTAAGCAGATATTTGTCGTTGATTAATAAACTAGGAATAAGAAAATAA